The following is a genomic window from Micromonospora cathayae.
CCCAGGTCCAGCACCGCCTGGAGGACCAACTGGCGCTGCGGCGTCAGCCGCAGCCCACGGGAACGCAGCATCTCGGCGAGGGAGGGTTCGGACACCGTCCGATCATAGTTCGGCCTCCGCGTGGGTCCGGCCGCACGCGACCGTACGCCACTACGCTCGGCATTCGTGACCGAACCGAAGCGGACGACGGAGCCGGGCCGGGTGGCGGTACTGGGCCGGGGCCTCGTCCCGGCCGGGACACCGGTGCTCCGGGGGGACGATCTCGGGGTGCTGCACGGCGACGGGCTCTTCGAGACCATGCACGTACGCCACGGGCGACCGTGGCTGGTGGGTGAACACCTCACCCGGCTGGCCCGGGGAGCGGCCCTGTTGGAGCTGCCGGTGCCGCCGGTCGCGGCGCTGACCGACCTGGTGGAGACGGTCTGCGCGGGATGGCCGACCGGTGTCGAGGGGGCGCTCCGGCTGGTCTGTACCCGGGGACCGGAGGGCGGCGGCCCACCGACGGTCTACGCCACGCTGGGTGAGGTACCGCCGGCCACCCGGGAAGCCCGGCGTACCGGCATCGGCGTGGCGACCCTGCCGCTGGGGGTCGCCGCGGACGGCCGCCCCGGGCTGGGCTGGCTACCGCTGGGGTGCAAGTCCACGTCGTACGCCTTGAGCAGCGCCGCGCGGCGCTGGGCGGCCCGGCACGGGGTGGACGACGTGCTCTGGGTCTCCACCGACGGGTACGCCCTGGAGGGGCCGACCGCCAACCTGCTCTGGCTGGAGGGCGACACCCTCTGTACGGTGCCCGCCGCCCGGACCGGCGTCCTGCCCGGGGTCACCGTCGCCTGGCTGCTGGCGAACGCCACCCGACTGGGCTTCACCGCGGCGGAACGGATGATCTCCCCCGGTGACCTCCGGGGAGCCGACGGTGCCTGGCTCACGTCCTCGCTGCGGGGCGTCGCCGAGATCCACACCCTGGACGGCACCCCGCTGCACCGGACCACCCCGTTCCCCTCCCCCCACACCACCCGCCTACAAACCCTCCTCCACCCCCCACCCTGACCCTCGCCCCCACCCCCGTCCCGTCGCGTTGATCATGAAGTTAGTTGCCGCGACACGCCGAGCGGACGACAACAACTTCATGATCAACGGGGCGAGAACCCGGGAGGGGAAGGGTGCGGGGAGGGGGAGGGGGTTAGCCGGCTATGCGGGTTAGGCGGGCGGACAGGTGGGGGGAGAGCGGGTGTCCGACGGCGGCCATGTCCTGCGCGTACAGCAGGGCGCCCTCGACGATGCCGAACAGCCGGTGGCCGGCGGTCACCTCCTTGGCGGTGGAGGTCCGCACCACCGCGTCGGTGACGAACTCCAACTGCGTGCCGGTGCGCTTGCCGATGTGCAGCTCCATCACCCCGGTGGGGACGGTGAGCAGGGCCTCCAGCTCGTCGGTGGCCCGGCCGGCGTCGTCGAGCACCGGACGCCACCAGCCGACCTCACGACCGGCGGGGCGGACCGGGCGGCTCTCGTCGTCCAGGATCCAGGCCCGGGACTCGTAGCTCAGGAACGGTCGCCCGTCGTGGCTGATCCGGATCTCCTGGGCGAAGTCGAAGTCCTCGATGGTGGGGAAACCGCCCCGGCCCCGCCCGCGCCACACCCCGACGTACGGCAGCAGCCCGTCCAGGGCGGGGTGCAGCTTCGGCCCGACCCGCAGGTCGTGGCTCTCCTCGTACGGGTAGGGGTCGACCGGCGGCGCGTTCAGCCACGGCGGCGGCGCCAGGGGGTTGTCGCTGTCGCTCACCGGTTCGTCCTCGTTCGCGCGCTCACGCAGTTCACCAACGACCTCTCGAGATGCGTACGGCAAGGTAGACCAGGCCACCGGCGAGCGCGCCGAGGCCAGCGACCAGCAGGCTGACGAACCCGATCTCGGTAACCATCGCGGTCATCCTATGCTGGCGACCATGGCACGTACTCTCGTCGTCAAGGCGACCGCAGGCGCGGACGCCCCGGAGCGGTGCGCGCAGGCGTTCACCGTCGCCGCCACGGCCGCCGCCGCCGGGGTGGACGTCTCGCTCTGGCTCACCGGCGAGTCGACCTGGTTCGCGCTGCCCGGCCGGGCGCAGGAGTTCGCGCTGCCGCACTCCGCTCCGCTGGCCGAGTTGCTGCACGTGATCCTGACCACCGGTACGGTCACCGCCTGCACCCAGTGCGCGGCCCGGCGGGACATCGGCCCGGGGGACGTGCTGCCGGGCGTCCGGATCGCCGGGGCGGCGGTGTTCGTCGAGGAGGCGATGGCCGAGGGGGCCCAGGCGCTGGTCTACTGACCCGAGCCTCTGGTCTACCGGCCCGGACGCCGATCTTGTCCCTATTTGTCCGGCAGGTGCCTACCATTCGGATGTGGGCGAGGCGACCGAGCGATTCTTCGAGGCCCTACCGTCGCGCGCCCCGGCCGTGCTGCGGGAGCCGATCGCCGGCACCATCCAGATCAGCCTGACCGACACCGGGCACACCGCCAGCACCGGCCACACCGAGGACACCGAAGGCACCGCCAGCGTCGAACGCGCCGAGGGCGTCGAGCGCCCCAGCGGCACCGGGCGCACCGCCAGGACCGAAGGCAGCGCGGGCACCGAAGACAGCGCGGGCACCGAAGGCAGCGCGGGCACCGCCGGCGGCGAGCGCTCCGACGGGACCGGGCGCAGCGAGCAGTGGTACGTCGAGCTGCGCACCGGGGCGGCCCGGGTCAGCCACGACCCGCGCCCCGCCGACGCGGTCATGTACAGCAGCCCCGACCTGTTCGACCGGCTGGTCACCGGGGAGGCGCAGGCCATCGCCGCGATGCTGCGCAACGAGACCACCTTCAGCGGCAACGTCCTGCTCTTCCTGGTCTTCCGGCGGTTCTTCCCCGATCCGCCCGGCACCCGTGACCCACGCGAGACCGCCCGGGAACGCGGGGGCCCACGGATCCGGCCGCAGAGCGGACGGCCCGAATGAAACAGCTGGTCAGCATCCTCGACGGCAACACGTTCCTGGTCAGTGACCGGCGGGGCGACATCGAGCCCGCCAGGGACTCCCCGACCGGGCTGTTCTCCTTCGACACCCGGTTCCTCGCCACCTGGCTGCTGACCCTGGACGGGGAACGGCTGCACTCCCTCTCCGTCGACCAGGCCGAGTCCCACCAGGTCCGCTTCTTCCTCGTGCCCATTCAGCCCACGCACTACCAGGACGCGCGGGCCTCGGTGATCCGCAGCCGGACCATCGGCGGCAGCCTCGACGAGGAGCTGACCGTGATCAACCACGCTGGGCGGGAGCAGGAGTTCACCCTCCGCCTCGACACCGGCTCGGACTTCGCGGACCTGTTCGAGATCAAGGACGTCCAGCTGCGGCAGGGCCGGGTGGCGGCGTCCGTCGCGCCCGGCCAGCTCCGGTTGACGTACCACCGGGACCAGTTCCGCCGGGAGACGGTGATCTCGACCAGCGCCCCGGGACAGATCGACGAGCGGGGGATCACCTTCACCATCCGGGTGCCGCCGCACGGCGAGTGGACCACCCGGCTGACCGTGGTGACCGTCATCTACGGCGCACGGGGCGAGGACGTCCGGGCCACCCTTCCGCTCGGCGGGGGGCGTACCGCCGCCGCCATCGAGCAGGAACAGCAGGACCTGCTCGCCCGCGCGCCGTCGCTGGGCTGTGACTGCCAACCGCTCGGCACCGCGTACCGGCGCAGCCTCAGCGACCTGGCCTCCCTGCGCTACGAGTCGATCGCGCTGGGGGTCCGGCTGCTCGCCGCCGGGCTGCCCTGGTTCATGACCCTGTTCGGCCGGGACAGCATGTTCACCAGCCTCCAGGTGCTGCCGTTCCTGCCGGAGCTGGTGTCCCCGACGATCTCGATTCTCGCCGGGTTGCAGGGCACCCGGCTCGACGACTTCCGGGACGAGGAACCGGGCAAGATCCTGCACGAGCTGCGGTACGGCGAGACGGCCGGCTTCGAGGAACAGCCGCACTCCCCCTACTACGGGGCCGCCGACTCGACCGCGCTGTTCGTGATCCTGCTCGACGAGTACGAACGCTGGACCGGCGACAGCGGCCTCGTCCGGCGGCTGGAGTTCCCGGTACGGGCCGCGCTGGAGTGGCTCGACACGTACGGGGACCTGCTCGGCAACGGCTACGTCTGGTACGAGACCCGCAATCCGGCGACCGGCCTGCAGAACCAGTGCTGGAAGGACTCCTGGGACGCCATCTCGTACGCCGACGGCCGGCTGCCCGGCTTTCCCCGCGCCACCTGTGAGCTCCAGGGGTACGCGTACGACGCGAAGGTGCGCGCCGCCCGGCTGGCCCGGACCTTCTGGAACGACCCGACCTACGCCGACCGGTTGGAACACGAGGCCGCCGCGTTGAAGGAACGGTTCAACCGCGACTTCTGGATCGCCGACCGGGAGTACTACGCGCTCGCCCTGGACGCCGAGGGCCGGCACGTCGACGCGCTCGCCTCCAACATGGGGCACCTGCTGTGGAGCGGCATCGTGGACGAGTCGAAGGCGGCGGCGGTGGCCCGGCATCTGCTCGGCCCGCGGCTGTTCTCCGGTTGGGGGGTGCGTACCCTCGCCACCGACCAGGGCCGGTACAACCCGATCGGGTACCACGTGGGCACGGTCTGGCCGTTCGACAACGCGTTCATCGCCTGGGGGCTGTGGCGGTACGGCTTCCGGGAGGAGGCCGGCCGGATCTGCCAGGCGATGTGTGACGCGACCAGGTTCTTCCGGGGGCGGCTGCCGGAGGCGTTCGCCGGCTACGACCGGGACCTGACCGACTACCCGGTCGAGTACCCGACCGCGTGTACCCCGCAGGCCTGGTCGGCGGGGACGCCGCTGCTGGTGCTCCGGGTGCTGCTCGGGCTGGAGCCGCAGGGCGAGCACCTGATCATCGACCCGGCGGTGCCGGCCGGGATGGGCCGGATCGAGCTGCTGGACATTCCCGGCCGCTGGGGCCGGGTGGACGCGCTGGGCCGTAGCCGCAATCTCTGACCGGGCGGCTGCGCCGGCCGCAGGCAGCCGACGGGCCAGTGCCGGCCGACGATGACGGCCGGCGGGCCAGCAGGCGGGGAGACGGCGGCCGACACCAGACCGGCGGGACGGCGGCAGACCGGCGGGACGGCGGCAGACCGGCGGATCAGCAGGCAGGCCGGCACGCCGGGGGTGCGTGGGGGTCAGCGGCAGGTGGTGGTGGCGGTGACGGTCGGCGGATCGGCGGTCAGGTCGACCTGCACGCCTACCGGGCCGGCCCGGTAGGCGTACCACTCGGGGGTGTCGACCAGGGCGGGGCCGGCGGCCAGCGGGGCGAGCACGGCTGCCGGCGACGGCGGGTTCGTTCCGGGGCCGGCGGTGGCCCGCGCGGTGCGCAGTACGCCGCCACCGGGGCAGGGCGCGGCCACCAGGTCCGGTTCCCCGGCGGCCGGGCGGCCCAACGCCCGCAGCGCCGCGTCGGCCGCGCCGGCCTCGGCGTCCGCGCCGGTGACCGGGGTCGGGGCGGATCCGGAACCGAGCGGCCGGCAGCCCGTGTCGGCGGTCAGCAGTAGCGCGCCGTTCTCGGTCTGCCGGCCGCGCACGGTGACGAAGTCACCGGCGTCGGCCCGCAGCCGGGCCCCCTCCCGGCTGAGCACCACCCCGGCGGCGTACCGCGCGGGCAGCGCGTCGGCGATGCGGTCGAGCACGGTACGCGGCTCCGCCCCGGCGACCCGGACGGTCAGTGCCCGCTCCAGGGTCGCCCCGTCGGCGAACGGGGTGACCCGGCAGCCGCGTTCGACGGTGGCCGGGAGCAGTGCGACCAGCGCGTCGTCGCCGGCGGCGACGGCCAGGTCGCCGATCGCCCGGTCCACCACCGGACCGGCTTCGGCCAGGGTGCGCTGCTCGCGTACGGTCGGCCCGTCGTCGCGGACGGAGAGCCAGGTCAACGCGGCCAGCACCAGTGCCCAGAGCACGGTGCCGACGACCAGCCAGCGGGGCCAACCGGGCTCCGGCCGGGTGGGACCACTGGGCGGGGCGTACCCCGTCTGGACAGCACCGCTCACGCGGCCATGGTGCCATGTAGCCTTCGCCGCCCGGCGCGGGGCGCGACCCGGACGGCCCGGATCGGCAGGTGATCGGCCACTCGGGCCGGGGAGATCCCCCGAACGGCCACACCCCGGGATGACATTTGGCGATCGTCGCGTTGACACGTAGCGTTACCGCGACACCGCAGTGCAGCGGCCCTCGCAACCCCTCTCACCTGCGAAAAGGTCCTACCGATGCGGGAAGCTTTCCTGGTCGCGACGGTTACTCTCAGTGCCGTCGTCCTGGTTCTGGCGTTCGCCGCCTTCGTGTACGGTTTCCTCCGCCCGGACCGGGCGACCTCGCTCCGGCGCCGCCCGCCCCGGTTTCCGCAGTACCGTCCGGTCCGTCCCGACCAGGTGGCGATCCTGATCGCCTGCCGCAACGGCGCCGCGACCATCGGCAGCGCGGTGACCGCCGCGCGGGCCACCGGCGTCCCGGTGTACGTGGTGTCCGACGCATCGTCCGACGCGACCGGCGCGGTGGCGTCGGCTGCCGGAGCGCAGGTGCTGGAGCTGACGCAGAACGTGGGCAAGCCGGCCGCGCTGCACGCCGCCTACGCCCACTTCGGATTGGGGTCGGCGTACCGGGCGGTGGCGATCCTCGACGACGACGTGCTGGTCGAACCGGACTTCGTGACCGCCGCGCTGGCTGAGCTGGGTGCCGAGGTCGCCATCGTGGTCGGGCACAACGTGACCTGGTGGCCGCCCGAGCGGCGGTGGAACCCCTGGCTCGCCAAGCGCGCCTACAGCTACTGGAACTACCAGGCCGTCGTCCGCCGCCTGCAGAGCCACTTCAACGTGATGAACTGCATCTCCGGCTCGAACTCGATCTACCGGACCGAGCTGCTGGACGTGCTGCTGCCGCAGCAGCCGCCGTACATCGTCGACGACACGTACTGGGTGCTGGAGACGCACCGCCGGCAGCTCGGCAAGGTGGTGTACGCGCCGCGCGCGGTCGCGCTGCTCCAGGACCCGACCACCTGCCGGGACTGGTACCGGCAGAACCTGCGCTGGCTGTGGGGCACCTTCCAGGGCGTCATCGGGCACCGGGTCGGCCGCCGCAACAGCCGCTTCGACCAGGCGTACCTGCTGCTGATGCTGCACTGGGTGCTCTACGTGGCGGGCGCGCCGCTCACCCTCTGGTTGCTGGCGACCGCCGGCCCCGGGCTCGGTGCCGGACTGCTGTTCCTGCTCGCCGGGCAGGGGCTGTGGGTCGGGCTGGCCGCCTGGCGGCTCCGCCGCCCCCGGTTGGTCCTCTTCCTGCCCACCATCATCCTGGCCGACCTGCTCTACCGGGTGATCTTCGTGCACGCCCTGGTCAGGGCGATCCGCCAACCCACCGTCGACCGCTGCGTCTGGGCCTCCCCGGAACGCATCGCCGTCCCGGACGCCAGCGCCACCGCCGCACCCGACGCCCCGCCCGTTCCCGCCGCCGCGCCTGTCGCGGTGCCGGACGCCCCGCCCGTTCCCGCCGCCACGCCCGTCCCGGTGGCCCTCTCTTCCGCCAGTTCCACCACCCGCCCGGCCGCCGACACCGCCGGCCTGGTCGTCCCCGCCGG
Proteins encoded in this region:
- a CDS encoding FABP family protein, whose amino-acid sequence is MSDSDNPLAPPPWLNAPPVDPYPYEESHDLRVGPKLHPALDGLLPYVGVWRGRGRGGFPTIEDFDFAQEIRISHDGRPFLSYESRAWILDDESRPVRPAGREVGWWRPVLDDAGRATDELEALLTVPTGVMELHIGKRTGTQLEFVTDAVVRTSTAKEVTAGHRLFGIVEGALLYAQDMAAVGHPLSPHLSARLTRIAG
- the mtfM gene encoding small membrane protein MtfM yields the protein MVTEIGFVSLLVAGLGALAGGLVYLAVRISRGRW
- a CDS encoding glycosyltransferase family 2 protein gives rise to the protein MREAFLVATVTLSAVVLVLAFAAFVYGFLRPDRATSLRRRPPRFPQYRPVRPDQVAILIACRNGAATIGSAVTAARATGVPVYVVSDASSDATGAVASAAGAQVLELTQNVGKPAALHAAYAHFGLGSAYRAVAILDDDVLVEPDFVTAALAELGAEVAIVVGHNVTWWPPERRWNPWLAKRAYSYWNYQAVVRRLQSHFNVMNCISGSNSIYRTELLDVLLPQQPPYIVDDTYWVLETHRRQLGKVVYAPRAVALLQDPTTCRDWYRQNLRWLWGTFQGVIGHRVGRRNSRFDQAYLLLMLHWVLYVAGAPLTLWLLATAGPGLGAGLLFLLAGQGLWVGLAAWRLRRPRLVLFLPTIILADLLYRVIFVHALVRAIRQPTVDRCVWASPERIAVPDASATAAPDAPPVPAAAPVAVPDAPPVPAATPVPVALSSASSTTRPAADTAGLVVPAGSHAPRR
- a CDS encoding aminotransferase class IV, whose protein sequence is MTEPKRTTEPGRVAVLGRGLVPAGTPVLRGDDLGVLHGDGLFETMHVRHGRPWLVGEHLTRLARGAALLELPVPPVAALTDLVETVCAGWPTGVEGALRLVCTRGPEGGGPPTVYATLGEVPPATREARRTGIGVATLPLGVAADGRPGLGWLPLGCKSTSYALSSAARRWAARHGVDDVLWVSTDGYALEGPTANLLWLEGDTLCTVPAARTGVLPGVTVAWLLANATRLGFTAAERMISPGDLRGADGAWLTSSLRGVAEIHTLDGTPLHRTTPFPSPHTTRLQTLLHPPP
- a CDS encoding glycogen debranching N-terminal domain-containing protein translates to MKQLVSILDGNTFLVSDRRGDIEPARDSPTGLFSFDTRFLATWLLTLDGERLHSLSVDQAESHQVRFFLVPIQPTHYQDARASVIRSRTIGGSLDEELTVINHAGREQEFTLRLDTGSDFADLFEIKDVQLRQGRVAASVAPGQLRLTYHRDQFRRETVISTSAPGQIDERGITFTIRVPPHGEWTTRLTVVTVIYGARGEDVRATLPLGGGRTAAAIEQEQQDLLARAPSLGCDCQPLGTAYRRSLSDLASLRYESIALGVRLLAAGLPWFMTLFGRDSMFTSLQVLPFLPELVSPTISILAGLQGTRLDDFRDEEPGKILHELRYGETAGFEEQPHSPYYGAADSTALFVILLDEYERWTGDSGLVRRLEFPVRAALEWLDTYGDLLGNGYVWYETRNPATGLQNQCWKDSWDAISYADGRLPGFPRATCELQGYAYDAKVRAARLARTFWNDPTYADRLEHEAAALKERFNRDFWIADREYYALALDAEGRHVDALASNMGHLLWSGIVDESKAAAVARHLLGPRLFSGWGVRTLATDQGRYNPIGYHVGTVWPFDNAFIAWGLWRYGFREEAGRICQAMCDATRFFRGRLPEAFAGYDRDLTDYPVEYPTACTPQAWSAGTPLLVLRVLLGLEPQGEHLIIDPAVPAGMGRIELLDIPGRWGRVDALGRSRNL
- a CDS encoding DsrE family protein; the encoded protein is MLATMARTLVVKATAGADAPERCAQAFTVAATAAAAGVDVSLWLTGESTWFALPGRAQEFALPHSAPLAELLHVILTTGTVTACTQCAARRDIGPGDVLPGVRIAGAAVFVEEAMAEGAQALVY
- a CDS encoding SCP2 sterol-binding domain-containing protein; its protein translation is MGEATERFFEALPSRAPAVLREPIAGTIQISLTDTGHTASTGHTEDTEGTASVERAEGVERPSGTGRTARTEGSAGTEDSAGTEGSAGTAGGERSDGTGRSEQWYVELRTGAARVSHDPRPADAVMYSSPDLFDRLVTGEAQAIAAMLRNETTFSGNVLLFLVFRRFFPDPPGTRDPRETARERGGPRIRPQSGRPE